The Alkalicoccobacillus plakortidis genome contains a region encoding:
- the gerD gene encoding spore germination lipoprotein GerD, protein MNKGCIALGLGIILFFSGCASNDSDNSNTSYDGTKKMMVDMLKTDEGKQAIHELMTEEDMREEFVMDQEMVKKTIEDTLTSDKGKSYWQEILKDPEFAKTFAESMQQENEKMLKTLMKDPEYQGMLMDVLKDPEMEKAAIEMMKTKEYREQLDTVLKENFESPYFQEKLNEMLKKVSEESNQSKKEDDNNKDSEG, encoded by the coding sequence ATGAACAAAGGCTGCATTGCGCTTGGACTTGGTATCATCCTGTTTTTTTCTGGTTGTGCGTCTAATGACAGCGACAATTCTAATACAAGCTACGATGGCACCAAAAAAATGATGGTGGATATGTTAAAGACAGACGAAGGCAAACAAGCGATTCATGAGTTAATGACTGAGGAAGACATGCGTGAAGAGTTTGTCATGGATCAAGAAATGGTGAAGAAAACGATTGAAGATACACTTACATCCGATAAAGGAAAATCCTACTGGCAGGAGATCTTAAAGGATCCCGAGTTCGCCAAAACGTTTGCCGAGAGTATGCAGCAAGAAAACGAGAAGATGCTTAAGACGTTGATGAAGGACCCTGAATATCAAGGCATGCTAATGGATGTGTTAAAGGATCCGGAGATGGAAAAGGCCGCTATAGAAATGATGAAAACGAAGGAATACCGCGAGCAACTGGATACGGTTTTAAAGGAGAACTTTGAAAGTCCTTATTTTCAAGAAAAGCTAAATGAAATGTTAAAAAAGGTCTCAGAAGAATCCAATCAATCAAAAAAAGAAGACGACAACAACAAAGATTCAGAAGGATAA
- a CDS encoding Mrp/NBP35 family ATP-binding protein codes for MLTEAAVVEALTRVKDRDLNKSITETGGVREINITDNNVSVKIALARTGTSDQMEIQQEVVNILKGEGAASVGLRFTELTEDEIKAHGGFGEEPFDGPAILSPNSKTTFISVASGKGGVGKSTVSVNLAVALTRLGKKVGIIDADIYGFSVPDMMGIEERPVVHNERIYPVERFGVKVISMGFFVEDNAPVIWRGPMLGKMINQFFSEVEWGELDYLIMDLPPGTGDVALDLHTMIPQSKEILVTTPHATAAFVAARAGTMAIKTNHQIFGVIENMAYFESKTTGEREYVFGQGGGMRLAEELKTEVLGHIPLGQPVIDEDDFAPSIYGPEHPIGIIYTEVAKKVLDKPLR; via the coding sequence ATGTTAACAGAAGCAGCAGTTGTGGAAGCGCTCACCCGCGTGAAAGATCGCGATTTAAATAAAAGCATTACTGAAACAGGTGGAGTTCGTGAAATTAATATAACGGACAATAATGTTAGTGTGAAGATTGCCTTGGCACGAACGGGTACATCTGATCAAATGGAGATCCAACAAGAAGTGGTCAACATCCTTAAAGGAGAAGGCGCTGCATCTGTTGGTTTACGTTTTACAGAACTAACGGAGGATGAGATTAAAGCTCATGGCGGATTTGGCGAAGAACCTTTTGATGGTCCGGCCATTCTTTCCCCAAATAGTAAAACAACCTTTATCTCTGTAGCCAGTGGAAAAGGTGGAGTAGGAAAATCAACAGTGTCTGTCAACTTAGCGGTGGCACTAACCCGTCTAGGAAAAAAAGTCGGGATTATAGATGCGGACATTTATGGCTTTAGTGTACCGGATATGATGGGCATTGAAGAAAGACCTGTTGTACATAATGAACGAATTTACCCAGTTGAACGCTTTGGCGTGAAAGTGATTTCTATGGGCTTCTTTGTCGAGGACAATGCCCCGGTTATCTGGCGTGGCCCGATGCTTGGTAAAATGATTAATCAGTTTTTCTCCGAAGTCGAATGGGGCGAATTAGACTATCTCATCATGGACTTACCACCAGGTACAGGAGATGTGGCACTTGATCTTCATACAATGATTCCACAATCTAAGGAAATCCTTGTCACAACACCACACGCAACAGCCGCATTTGTTGCAGCACGTGCAGGTACAATGGCGATCAAAACCAACCACCAGATTTTTGGTGTCATTGAAAACATGGCTTACTTTGAAAGTAAAACCACAGGTGAGCGCGAATACGTTTTTGGACAAGGTGGGGGAATGAGACTAGCGGAAGAATTAAAAACAGAGGTGCTAGGACATATTCCTTTAGGGCAGCCTGTCATTGATGAAGATGATTTTGCGCCATCAATCTATGGCCCGGAGCACCCAATTGGCATTATTTATACAGAAGTTGCAAAAAAGGTATTGGACAAGCCACTACGCTAA
- a CDS encoding polysaccharide deacetylase family protein, translating to MLDILENADVEEATFFLSASWAERYPELATSIHDRGYTIGNHGYQYKSYDTWDQTKVSQDIQRGQQVLTEFAEEKPVLLRPPNGAFNQEVLGIAEKQGLSIIHWSVDSKDYQNPGTDQIIKNVLEQTTAGDVILFHASDTVKQTDKALPDIIKGLRDNGFTFSSIESLMTGAEPESSEVK from the coding sequence ATACTTGATATTCTTGAAAATGCAGATGTAGAAGAAGCTACCTTCTTTCTCTCCGCGTCATGGGCAGAAAGGTATCCTGAATTAGCTACTAGCATTCACGATCGCGGCTACACAATTGGTAACCACGGCTATCAGTATAAGAGCTATGATACTTGGGACCAAACCAAAGTGAGCCAGGATATCCAACGAGGGCAACAGGTTCTCACTGAATTCGCTGAAGAAAAACCAGTGCTTCTGCGCCCACCTAATGGAGCTTTTAATCAAGAGGTCCTTGGTATCGCCGAAAAACAAGGCCTAAGTATCATCCATTGGAGTGTTGATTCCAAAGACTATCAGAACCCTGGTACCGATCAGATTATCAAAAATGTTTTAGAGCAAACGACTGCAGGTGATGTTATTCTTTTTCATGCTTCCGATACAGTTAAACAAACAGACAAGGCATTACCTGACATTATCAAAGGTTTACGTGACAATGGATTTACGTTCTCGTCTATTGAGAGTCTTATGACGGGAGCAGAACCTGAAAGTAGTGAGGTCAAATAA
- a CDS encoding DinB family protein, producing the protein MIKISTTYVLNLFADIRKQILNVLEDVSKDKMKHIPKGFNNHLYWQVGHLLTLTDELIFEYSGGDSRIPHHYKDFFATGTSPLNWLEQPPEIELILNELKSQLIEICDHYDGKLTQPVADNLLQANVIGDLVHVLIAHESTHLGMITAMVKVIQNEQLKHAPPSV; encoded by the coding sequence GTGATTAAGATATCCACTACTTATGTATTGAATTTGTTTGCAGATATTAGAAAACAAATACTGAATGTTTTAGAAGACGTTTCGAAAGATAAAATGAAACATATCCCGAAAGGATTCAATAACCATCTATATTGGCAGGTTGGACATTTGCTAACGCTAACGGACGAATTAATATTCGAATATTCCGGCGGCGATTCAAGAATCCCACATCATTATAAGGATTTTTTTGCGACAGGCACAAGTCCGTTAAACTGGTTGGAGCAACCTCCAGAAATTGAACTAATTTTAAATGAATTAAAAAGTCAGTTGATAGAGATATGTGATCATTATGACGGTAAGTTAACACAACCTGTTGCAGACAACTTACTTCAAGCGAATGTTATCGGTGACCTTGTTCATGTTTTAATTGCGCATGAAAGTACACATCTAGGAATGATAACTGCAATGGTTAAAGTTATACAGAATGAACAATTAAAGCATGCACCGCCTTCAGTTTAG
- a CDS encoding winged helix-turn-helix transcriptional regulator, with translation MNNFKLSRRSNCPISFSLDLIGDSWSLLIIRDIIFAGKKTFGEFLASDEGIARNILSNRLSRLETIGLITKNPHPDDRRKDLYELTEAGLDLLPVLFELSCLGAKHESETADTLNWLNDVQMNKESLIQLIQQTVKNGGSVFTGSESVMNQLERRK, from the coding sequence ATGAATAATTTTAAACTGAGCAGAAGGTCGAATTGTCCTATTTCATTTTCTTTAGATTTGATAGGTGACTCGTGGTCACTCCTTATCATCAGAGACATTATATTTGCAGGAAAAAAAACTTTTGGGGAATTCCTTGCCTCAGATGAAGGCATTGCCAGAAACATACTATCGAATCGTTTGTCCCGTTTAGAGACAATAGGCTTGATTACTAAAAACCCGCATCCCGATGACAGGAGAAAAGACCTGTACGAATTAACGGAAGCGGGGTTGGATTTATTACCTGTCCTTTTTGAATTATCCTGCTTGGGAGCGAAGCACGAATCTGAAACTGCAGATACCCTAAATTGGTTGAATGATGTTCAGATGAACAAAGAAAGTTTGATTCAATTAATTCAGCAAACGGTTAAAAATGGAGGGTCTGTATTTACTGGTTCAGAGAGTGTAATGAATCAATTGGAGCGGAGAAAGTAA
- a CDS encoding KinB-signaling pathway activation protein encodes MNSRKVVFLFWSTLLVGSITGGIVGSILNSDRLLGGGFANFFWGAVWAIGISAAFSLISQMGFFAYLTLHRFGLGIFKSVRLWNRIQMVVIAFVVFDLFYLRYAAFAEAGESIWSYMVTPVLLLIYGLVIAAIKAKDTNRQAFIQALFFIVVVTTIEWVPALTANDPKWLWIYFTPLLAANTWQLLILHRLTGSGKQEAKK; translated from the coding sequence GTGAATAGCCGTAAAGTGGTTTTTTTATTTTGGAGTACCTTGCTTGTTGGAAGTATTACTGGGGGAATTGTAGGAAGCATTCTAAACTCTGATCGTTTGCTAGGTGGAGGATTTGCTAACTTTTTCTGGGGAGCCGTTTGGGCCATTGGAATTAGTGCAGCCTTTAGCTTAATTTCACAAATGGGATTTTTCGCGTACCTAACCCTACATCGTTTTGGACTTGGCATTTTTAAATCGGTTCGTTTATGGAACCGGATTCAAATGGTTGTTATTGCTTTTGTTGTGTTTGATTTATTTTATCTGCGTTATGCAGCTTTTGCTGAAGCTGGCGAGAGTATCTGGTCGTATATGGTCACTCCAGTGCTTTTATTAATATATGGACTAGTCATTGCAGCCATCAAAGCAAAAGACACCAATCGACAAGCGTTTATACAAGCACTGTTTTTTATTGTTGTTGTGACAACGATTGAATGGGTGCCGGCGCTAACAGCTAACGATCCAAAATGGCTTTGGATCTACTTCACGCCTTTATTAGCAGCAAATACCTGGCAGTTGTTAATCTTGCACCGATTAACAGGTAGCGGGAAGCAAGAGGCGAAAAAATAG
- a CDS encoding DUF817 domain-containing protein translates to MNAILQKVESRMLGGILQLVRFGFEQAMSCLFPVVIFASLALTQVIPLPFLPRYDWLLIICIGMQWWMVRVGLETRDELKVITLFHLIGLALEIFKVHMGSWAYPEQGFFKILGVPLYSGFMYASVASYLCQAWRRLDIHLIKWPPFLLVVPVAAAIYLNFFTHHFWIDIRWWLSALVIIVFWKSWVSYKIGDTRYRMPIAFSFILIGFFIWVAENIATFFGAWQYPNQTDMWSLVHLGKVSSWLLLVIVSFLIVATLKRVKDKAVSVEASD, encoded by the coding sequence ATGAACGCAATTCTACAGAAAGTAGAGAGTCGCATGTTAGGTGGGATTCTGCAGCTTGTTCGATTTGGCTTTGAGCAGGCGATGTCGTGTTTGTTTCCGGTTGTTATTTTTGCCTCGTTGGCTCTTACGCAGGTGATCCCACTGCCGTTCCTGCCGAGATATGATTGGTTGCTTATCATCTGTATAGGCATGCAATGGTGGATGGTGCGGGTTGGTCTTGAAACTCGTGATGAATTAAAGGTTATCACCTTGTTTCACTTGATTGGTCTAGCTCTTGAAATATTCAAAGTTCATATGGGTTCGTGGGCCTATCCTGAGCAAGGTTTCTTTAAGATTCTTGGTGTGCCTTTGTACAGCGGATTTATGTACGCGAGTGTGGCGAGTTATCTATGTCAGGCGTGGAGAAGACTTGATATACATTTAATCAAATGGCCACCATTTCTACTGGTTGTGCCTGTTGCTGCGGCGATTTATCTTAACTTTTTCACGCATCACTTTTGGATTGATATTCGTTGGTGGTTATCCGCACTTGTCATCATCGTCTTCTGGAAATCGTGGGTGTCTTATAAGATTGGTGACACGCGCTACCGGATGCCGATCGCATTTTCGTTTATCCTGATTGGGTTTTTTATATGGGTTGCTGAGAACATCGCCACGTTTTTTGGGGCATGGCAGTATCCGAACCAAACGGATATGTGGAGTCTGGTGCATCTAGGTAAGGTGAGTTCATGGTTATTATTAGTCATTGTGAGCTTTTTAATCGTCGCCACTTTAAAACGGGTGAAAGACAAAGCAGTCTCAGTAGAAGCTTCCGATTAG
- a CDS encoding YciI family protein → MKFLFIYRGGEVPNDRLDQNVDELWRWLDNLTEKGYEKVRFAGSGSKIISQDSIKDYSGDIFGISIIEADSLEEAKSLTDSWPELQYGGKIEILEAIGD, encoded by the coding sequence TTGAAATTTTTGTTTATCTATAGAGGCGGCGAGGTTCCAAACGATAGGCTTGATCAAAACGTTGATGAACTATGGAGATGGCTAGACAATCTAACGGAAAAGGGTTACGAGAAGGTACGTTTTGCTGGAAGTGGAAGTAAAATTATTTCGCAAGATTCCATCAAAGATTACTCTGGAGATATATTCGGCATTTCTATTATCGAAGCAGATTCTTTGGAAGAAGCAAAGTCGTTGACTGATAGTTGGCCAGAATTGCAATATGGAGGTAAGATAGAAATCTTAGAAGCGATAGGTGATTAA
- a CDS encoding helix-turn-helix domain-containing protein, which produces MAIIIHIDVMLAKRKMSVTELSEKVGITMANLSVLKNGKAKAIRFSTLESICNALECQPGDILEYKRNED; this is translated from the coding sequence ATGGCGATTATTATTCATATTGATGTAATGCTTGCGAAACGAAAAATGAGTGTAACGGAGCTTTCAGAGAAGGTTGGTATTACAATGGCTAATCTGTCGGTTTTGAAAAATGGCAAGGCAAAAGCAATTAGGTTCTCAACACTTGAATCGATTTGTAACGCGTTAGAATGCCAGCCTGGAGATATTTTAGAATACAAAAGGAATGAAGATTAA
- a CDS encoding DUF2521 family protein — MEIITTLADKRREKRWNFERKLLQEISLKDIEKQFHETFAPVIPKEHATRPFLVDPSLDIGIDAYLLGANYSRFFQYGESEQQAKSRAEDELTDLSFDMFNLLTCWVLQGERYGDALGIASDVYVDTLWQRGFQAGTKRYRLKLH, encoded by the coding sequence GTGGAGATTATTACAACACTCGCAGATAAGAGACGTGAGAAGCGCTGGAATTTTGAGCGGAAGCTTCTTCAGGAAATTTCGTTAAAGGATATTGAAAAACAGTTTCACGAAACGTTTGCACCTGTTATTCCAAAAGAACACGCAACAAGACCTTTTTTGGTGGATCCGAGTTTAGATATTGGCATCGATGCTTATTTGCTTGGAGCAAATTATAGCCGTTTCTTCCAATACGGGGAGAGTGAGCAGCAAGCAAAGTCACGAGCTGAGGATGAACTAACGGATCTATCCTTTGATATGTTTAATTTATTGACTTGCTGGGTGCTTCAGGGGGAGCGATATGGCGATGCATTAGGCATTGCAAGCGACGTCTATGTCGATACGTTATGGCAGCGTGGTTTTCAAGCTGGAACAAAGCGCTACCGGTTAAAATTACATTAA
- the cwlD gene encoding N-acetylmuramoyl-L-alanine amidase CwlD encodes MPLSQRVIVIDAGHGGMDGGAVSATGLLEKEATLAISKKVRDYLQEAGAIVLLTREEDADLAEEGTKRIRTRKTEDLKRRVEIVNESDADLFISIHMNAIPSPKWRGAQTFYHLTNPQNQVVAKLIQDELVRNLENTNRIAKPIQHVYLLKEADIPGALVEAGFLSNPEEAELLGTEEYQESVAASIYQGILRYYSGEEAPK; translated from the coding sequence ATGCCATTATCACAGCGTGTAATTGTCATTGATGCAGGACATGGGGGCATGGATGGAGGAGCAGTTTCTGCTACAGGCCTTCTAGAAAAAGAAGCAACACTAGCTATTTCTAAAAAAGTACGCGATTACTTACAGGAGGCAGGAGCCATTGTTCTGTTAACAAGGGAAGAGGACGCTGACTTAGCCGAAGAGGGGACAAAACGAATCCGTACTCGGAAAACGGAAGACCTAAAGCGCAGAGTAGAGATCGTAAACGAATCAGATGCTGATTTGTTTATTAGTATCCATATGAACGCCATCCCATCACCCAAGTGGCGAGGAGCGCAGACCTTTTATCATCTGACTAACCCTCAGAATCAAGTCGTCGCAAAACTGATACAGGACGAATTGGTTCGAAACCTAGAGAATACCAACCGGATCGCCAAACCAATTCAGCATGTCTATTTACTAAAAGAAGCTGATATTCCAGGAGCACTTGTAGAGGCTGGTTTTTTGTCAAATCCAGAGGAAGCTGAACTTCTTGGAACAGAGGAGTACCAAGAAAGTGTAGCAGCGTCTATTTACCAAGGTATTCTACGATATTACTCAGGTGAGGAAGCCCCTAAATAG